Genomic segment of Veillonella parvula DSM 2008:
AAGAGGAACTTTCAGAATTGGCAGTTAAAGAAATTCAACATATCATGGGTTTTTCTGTCAAACCTGAATGGGTACGTATCAATCGTCTCATTCACTGCATGCCGCAATATAATGTAGGCCATCGTGCAGGGATTAAAGCAGTCCGTGAACATGTGGCGGAACATTATCCAAATTTACACCTCATCGGTACGCCATTTGATGGCATTGGTATTCCTGATGGTGTAAAACAAGCAAAAGAACTCGTAGAAAAACTTGTGAATGACAAGTAAGATAGTGACTTGCTTAAAAGAGTTAGTATAGTATTAAGAGGCATAGGATTATCTTAGCCTAAAAGCAGTAGTTTAGTCTTAACTAAAGAATATACTAATAAAAAATCTCAATAGAAACTAAATTGAAAAGACTCATATGCTATAATAGTAAGTGGAGTCTTTTGATTTCCGTAATTATAGATATACATTATTATTTTGATATAATCACCATAGATAGGAGTGATCATAATGGGAAAAGCAATCCCTACAGTAGAAGGTTGGCATAGCCAACACATGGTATTCGCCATGGATTTCAGCGCATGGAACTGTTTTACAGAGGATGAAAAAGTAGCAGCGCGCAATGAATTAAAAGCATTCTTAGCTGACCTTGAAGCTAAACATCAAGCTAAAGAAGGTAGCTATGCATTCTATGATTGTAATGGAGCAAAAGGGGATTTAATTCTATGGATTCTCGGCCCATCCCTTGAATACTTGGCTCAAGTAGAACGTAAATTCCGCCGTCTTGCCATTGCAAGCGTATTAGTACAAACATACTCTTATACATCTGTAACAGAAGTAAGCACCTATGTTAAGGCTAAACTCGATACAGAGGAAGTTAACCAAAAACTATATCCTCATGTACCTCGCGATAAATATATCTGTTTCTATAATATGTCTAAAAAACGCGAAGGTGATGATAACTGGTTCATGCTACCACCTCAAGAACGTGGTGCATTAATGAAATCTCATGGCGAACTTGGTAAAACATATTTAGACGTTTTATCTGAATTCACTACAGGTGGCTGTGGCCTAGACGACTGGGAATGGGGCATTACCATCTTTAGTAATGACGACATCCAATTCAAAAAAATCGTATACGATATGCGCTTCGAAGTAGCCAGTGCAAAATACGGCATCTTCAGCGACTTCTATGTTGGTACCATCATCGATGATACACTACTAGAAGAAATCTTTGGATAATAAAAAGGGACTGCGTTGCAGTCCCTTTTTTTCCCTCTAAAATGAAGGCTAAAATTTTAAACAAAAAATTTTTGTATTCTTTTTACTGTACTGTGTAAAATATAATTCACTATATTCGATTATCTTATTAATGGCTATATTTTTATAAAAGAGAACCCCGCATCGATCCGACTTACGAGATCAAGGCCCTAGGCCGCAGACCTGATAAGTATGGAGGAGAGATGCATGGTTTCTTTTATCACTTAGTATAGAAAAGTGAATTATATTTTGTTGTACTGTTCAGTAAACGTATAATTTTCTGTTCCAGAAAATTATACGTTCATATTTGCACCTTTACGCACATAGAACCAGTAGCACACAGATACAGTTACAAGGTTGAACGCAAGTAATACAGCAAAGGCTGGGTGAATATTGCCGAACATGGAATATACAAAGCCAAAAATCTTAGGTGTAATGAAGGCACCGTATGAAGCTACAGCGGCTACGAAACCTGTAATTAAAGAGGAGAGCAATGGATTGCCAAATACGTGTGGAATCATACGGAATGTTGCACCGGTAGCAAAACCACAGCATACAAAGGTTAATACGGACATTGCAAAGAAGAATGGGAAGTTGTGCATATCTACACCAACTGCAATTAATGCGGTAGATGCACATAAGCCGATAAGACTAATAAAGGTAACTTTTGTACCACTATTGATTTTATCTGCTAACCAACCACCCACAGGACGAAGGGCACCTGCTACGAGTGGACCTATAAATGCGATGGAAGCAAATGGAATTTCAGGGAATTCTTTGCCTACTAATAGACCAAGTGCTGCTGCGTAACCAGAGAATGCACCGAAAGAACATGTATAGAGCAATGTTAACGCCCATGTGTGCTTGTTACCAAAGATTTGTACGAGGTTTTTAGGATTTGGTTTTTCTAGAGGTAGGTTATCCATGAAGCGAGTCATCAATGCAAGGATAACAACAAGAGGTACAACCCACATGAAAGCTGCATTAGCTAGATATACTGCGTTACCCTTAATAATTGTTGGCGTTACACCAAATACACTACCTAAAGCCGCAGATCCCATAGCAAATGGAGCTAGGAAGTAGATTACAGAAATGCCAAGATTACCAACGCCACCGTTGATACCAAGAGCTGTGCCTTTTTCAGATTTAGGGAAGAAGTTACCAATGTATGCCATAGAGGATGAGAAGTTGCCACCTGCTAAACCGATAAGGGCTGTTAAAATCATAAATGTCGCATAAGAAGTTGTTGTATCTTGTACAGCAAAGCCGAGCCACACAACAGGAACTAATAAGATAATTGTGGAAATAAATGTCCAGTTTTTACCGCCTAACAGTGCTGGCATGTATGTGTATACAAATCGCAATGTGGCACCTACTAGGCCTGGTAAGGCAGCCAATGTAAATAATTGATCAGTAGTAAAGTTAAATCCAGCGCTATTTAGCTGAGCCGCAATGGTTGCCCATAAGTACCAAACACAGAATGAAAGTGTTAAGGCAATAGTGGATATAACGAGGTTTTGTTTAGCAATTTTTTTGCCAAACTTTTCCCAAAATTCCGGATTCTCCGGTTGCCAATTAGCCACGATTTCGCTGCGGCTTGCACCTACTTGAGGCATTTTTAGTTCGTTCATTTTGAACTTCTCCTTACTGTAACAACT
This window contains:
- the hemQ gene encoding hydrogen peroxide-dependent heme synthase, coding for MGKAIPTVEGWHSQHMVFAMDFSAWNCFTEDEKVAARNELKAFLADLEAKHQAKEGSYAFYDCNGAKGDLILWILGPSLEYLAQVERKFRRLAIASVLVQTYSYTSVTEVSTYVKAKLDTEEVNQKLYPHVPRDKYICFYNMSKKREGDDNWFMLPPQERGALMKSHGELGKTYLDVLSEFTTGGCGLDDWEWGITIFSNDDIQFKKIVYDMRFEVASAKYGIFSDFYVGTIIDDTLLEEIFG
- a CDS encoding MFS transporter; translated protein: MNELKMPQVGASRSEIVANWQPENPEFWEKFGKKIAKQNLVISTIALTLSFCVWYLWATIAAQLNSAGFNFTTDQLFTLAALPGLVGATLRFVYTYMPALLGGKNWTFISTIILLVPVVWLGFAVQDTTTSYATFMILTALIGLAGGNFSSSMAYIGNFFPKSEKGTALGINGGVGNLGISVIYFLAPFAMGSAALGSVFGVTPTIIKGNAVYLANAAFMWVVPLVVILALMTRFMDNLPLEKPNPKNLVQIFGNKHTWALTLLYTCSFGAFSGYAAALGLLVGKEFPEIPFASIAFIGPLVAGALRPVGGWLADKINSGTKVTFISLIGLCASTALIAVGVDMHNFPFFFAMSVLTFVCCGFATGATFRMIPHVFGNPLLSSLITGFVAAVASYGAFITPKIFGFVYSMFGNIHPAFAVLLAFNLVTVSVCYWFYVRKGANMNV